In Aureibaculum algae, the following are encoded in one genomic region:
- a CDS encoding ABC1 kinase family protein, with protein MAGLKIPKQQELKRYNKLFAVLTKYGFEDVMAHHQIKKIIPKSYLKKHPNTQKNLSFTKYERIRMMLEELGPTYVKLGQIFSNREDMLPPDLIKELVKLQDHVLTLKNFNIKEVVEQELKINSTDYFQSIDSAPLAAASLAQVHKAILLNGNEVVLKVQRPDIKETIEADILVMKQVAKSLEKHSSQAKAFQPKQIIASFEKSIREELQFLQEVENMEHFAKDFKGNASIYVPKVYRELSTDKLICMEFIDGIKVSEIDTLTSLNIDCSTVAKVGVDLYLEQILEHGFFHADPHPGNIFVLPKTQQICFIDFGMMGSIMPNDRDTLSDLLLYFMKNDVKKIIQLLEKIAVKANIDDYKKLEYDLYELIVGVSNTSIKNIRMGIVLNQFKSVLYGNHIILPHYMYMLIRGLIIIEGVGLKLDPKFNITDNLEPYSTKITKKRFSLKRLLKKNFTRLQDLNSLADSLPDDITIILNKIKEGKLVIVHKHKGLKEFQSTLNKASNRLVFAVIIAALSIGSSILVIAKMPPLVYGIPLLGAIGFILSAVLGFYIVISIFKNKEY; from the coding sequence ATGGCAGGTTTAAAAATTCCAAAACAACAAGAGCTTAAAAGATATAACAAACTATTTGCTGTACTTACAAAATATGGTTTTGAGGATGTTATGGCACACCATCAAATAAAAAAAATAATTCCCAAAAGTTATCTTAAAAAACATCCAAACACGCAAAAGAATCTTTCTTTTACAAAATATGAGCGTATACGAATGATGTTGGAAGAGTTGGGACCTACTTATGTAAAATTAGGACAAATATTTAGTAACAGAGAAGATATGTTACCTCCTGATTTAATAAAGGAACTTGTAAAGCTACAAGATCATGTACTGACATTAAAAAATTTCAATATTAAAGAAGTAGTTGAACAGGAGCTAAAAATAAATAGTACAGATTATTTTCAATCAATTGATAGTGCCCCATTAGCAGCAGCATCTCTAGCTCAAGTACATAAAGCAATCTTATTAAATGGAAATGAAGTCGTATTAAAAGTGCAACGGCCCGATATCAAAGAAACTATAGAAGCTGACATTTTAGTAATGAAACAAGTTGCTAAAAGTTTAGAAAAACATAGTAGTCAAGCAAAAGCCTTCCAGCCAAAGCAAATAATAGCTTCTTTTGAAAAAAGTATAAGAGAAGAGCTTCAGTTTTTACAGGAAGTAGAAAATATGGAACATTTTGCTAAAGATTTTAAAGGCAATGCATCTATTTATGTTCCTAAAGTGTATCGAGAACTATCTACAGACAAGCTTATTTGTATGGAATTTATTGATGGAATTAAAGTTTCTGAAATTGATACGCTTACATCGTTAAATATAGATTGTAGTACTGTTGCCAAGGTTGGCGTAGATCTCTATTTAGAACAGATTTTAGAGCATGGTTTTTTTCATGCAGATCCGCATCCTGGAAACATTTTTGTACTTCCAAAGACCCAGCAAATTTGTTTTATTGATTTTGGAATGATGGGGTCTATTATGCCAAATGACAGAGACACGTTAAGTGATCTCTTGTTATATTTTATGAAAAATGATGTTAAAAAAATAATTCAATTATTAGAGAAAATTGCTGTTAAAGCCAATATTGACGATTATAAAAAATTAGAGTATGATTTGTATGAATTGATAGTAGGTGTTAGTAATACTTCCATTAAAAATATCAGAATGGGGATTGTTCTTAATCAGTTTAAATCTGTTTTATACGGAAATCATATAATTTTACCCCATTATATGTATATGCTCATCCGTGGTTTAATTATTATAGAAGGCGTAGGTTTAAAACTAGATCCTAAATTTAATATCACAGATAATTTAGAACCTTACTCTACTAAAATTACAAAAAAGCGTTTCAGTTTAAAACGTTTGTTAAAAAAGAACTTCACAAGATTACAAGACCTAAACAGTCTCGCTGATTCATTACCAGATGATATTACTATCATTCTAAATAAAATTAAAGAAGGAAAACTAGTAATTGTACATAAGCATAAGGGCCTAAAAGAATTTCAAAGCACACTAAATAAAGCTTCTAATCGATTAGTTTTTGCGGTTATTATAGCCGCATTATCAATTGGTTCATCCATTTTAGTGATTGCTAAAATGCCTCCTTTGGTATATGGTATTCCTTTGCTTGGAGCCATTGGTTTTATACTGTCTGCAGTTTTAGGATTTTACATCGTTATTTCCATTTTTAAGAATAAGGAGTATTGA
- a CDS encoding MgtC/SapB family protein — protein sequence MQIHQEISELVGSYILGVLISLGIGLILGLEREYDKLKEERGFAGIRTFPMVSILGFTLGTLTDKFTPWLLIVGFGSFIFFLVLNHFYQKQEEYAKGITTNIALIVTFVLGVMISAEYYRNAVATAVIIVTLLSLKNRFHSVISNITSEELFAFIKFSIIALLILPFLPNKTYGPDHLLNPFEIGSIIVIVSFLNFIGYFLVKFVGSKKGILLTAILGGLISSTAVAWNYASRSKDSPELSKKYSAGIIVASAIMFPRIALLAYIFNNAIIKYLALPFGLLTLVCIIATLVLMRKDDSKPDTDIKLGNPLNMLNAIGFGVVYLVILFAVYYSNRFFGESGLYYSALIAGLADTDAITISMAKFSVDGEKLQLASSVIIAATMSNMFVKLITTIIKGSKTTGKLVSYAFGSVILVGVIYILILN from the coding sequence ATGCAAATACATCAAGAAATTAGCGAGTTGGTTGGATCTTACATATTGGGTGTACTTATCAGTTTAGGTATTGGCTTAATACTGGGGCTTGAAAGAGAATATGACAAACTAAAAGAAGAAAGAGGTTTTGCAGGAATTCGCACATTTCCAATGGTTTCAATTCTAGGGTTTACTTTAGGAACATTAACTGATAAATTTACGCCATGGCTATTAATCGTAGGTTTTGGTTCATTTATTTTCTTTTTAGTACTTAATCATTTTTACCAGAAACAGGAAGAATATGCTAAAGGGATTACCACCAATATAGCCTTGATAGTCACTTTTGTTTTAGGGGTAATGATCTCGGCAGAATATTATCGAAATGCGGTAGCTACTGCTGTAATAATTGTAACATTACTTTCGCTCAAAAATCGATTTCATTCTGTTATCAGCAATATAACCTCAGAAGAACTGTTCGCATTTATAAAGTTTTCAATAATAGCTTTGTTAATTCTACCTTTTCTTCCTAACAAAACGTATGGTCCAGATCATTTGCTCAACCCTTTTGAAATAGGTTCCATTATCGTAATTGTTTCTTTTTTGAATTTCATAGGCTATTTTTTAGTAAAATTTGTAGGTTCTAAAAAAGGGATTCTTCTTACGGCTATTCTTGGCGGATTAATATCTAGTACCGCAGTGGCTTGGAATTACGCCTCAAGAAGCAAGGATTCTCCAGAGCTTTCAAAAAAATATAGTGCAGGTATTATTGTAGCCTCGGCAATTATGTTTCCTAGAATAGCCTTATTAGCTTATATCTTTAACAATGCCATTATTAAGTATTTAGCACTTCCATTTGGTTTATTGACATTGGTTTGTATCATAGCTACTTTAGTATTAATGCGGAAAGATGACAGTAAGCCTGATACTGATATTAAACTGGGTAATCCGCTTAACATGTTAAATGCAATAGGATTTGGAGTGGTCTATTTAGTGATCCTTTTTGCCGTTTATTATAGTAATCGATTTTTTGGTGAAAGTGGTTTGTATTATTCTGCATTAATAGCAGGTTTAGCAGACACCGATGCCATTACTATTAGCATGGCTAAGTTTTCTGTAGATGGAGAAAAACTGCAACTCGCATCATCAGTTATAATTGCAGCTACGATGAGTAATATGTTTGTAAAGCTTATCACTACAATAATAAAAGGTTCAAAAACTACAGGTAAACTAGTAAGCTACGCTTTTGGTAGCGTTATTTTGGTAGGAGTTATTTATATTCTAATCCTTAACTGA
- a CDS encoding ferritin translates to METKSEFLSEAMVKLLNYRVEQEEYSSRIYLAMSTWLDDKGFVGASKLFKQYSDEEIVHANKARKILLANGLRPVTPALKQPKQDFLSLPDVIQSALAHEQEITRQCYALTKAAHDEGNFMVVELGLWYAKEQAEELSKVQYLLDRLEAFGEELSMLRRLDDEMGQLVS, encoded by the coding sequence ATGGAAACAAAATCAGAATTTTTAAGCGAAGCTATGGTTAAGTTACTAAATTATCGTGTGGAACAAGAAGAGTATTCTTCAAGAATATACTTGGCTATGTCTACTTGGTTAGATGATAAGGGGTTTGTAGGAGCTTCCAAATTATTTAAACAATATAGCGATGAAGAAATAGTACATGCAAACAAAGCAAGAAAAATTCTTTTAGCAAATGGGTTACGACCTGTAACACCTGCTTTAAAACAACCAAAACAAGATTTTTTAAGTCTACCTGATGTCATACAATCAGCATTGGCACATGAACAAGAAATTACAAGACAATGTTATGCACTTACTAAAGCTGCCCATGACGAAGGTAATTTTATGGTAGTGGAATTGGGCTTATGGTACGCTAAAGAACAAGCAGAGGAATTAAGCAAAGTACAGTACCTATTAGATCGTTTGGAAGCTTTTGGAGAAGAGTTAAGCATGTTGAGAAGACTAGATGATGAAATGGGACAATTGGTATCATAA
- a CDS encoding DUF1269 domain-containing protein has translation MANIIVVPFKEEKRAIDALHKIKELDAYGDITLYEHMMIRKKENNQFEVLNDQTDEEGWRTLTGAAVGGLLGAIAGPVGFVIGLYSGLAVGAIADVSRYDFEDDFVKKVSNQMTVGTIAIIAEVGEDSSVFINEALEPYASEIMRSEAGIEFDDYVDEQIEDIEDKIEDQREKLKKATKEEKVKIKSKIAELKAKRKSKITALETRRKQLLKSIKDKSDARLKQMENRLKEYEHSVTSSIVKARKNRLKKRIKKEEEKLYQLHAALGDEFMD, from the coding sequence ATGGCAAATATTATAGTAGTTCCATTTAAGGAAGAAAAAAGGGCCATAGATGCCTTACACAAAATTAAAGAATTAGATGCTTATGGAGATATTACCCTCTATGAACATATGATGATTCGAAAAAAAGAAAACAATCAATTTGAAGTATTAAACGATCAAACTGATGAAGAAGGCTGGAGAACCTTAACAGGAGCTGCAGTTGGTGGTTTATTAGGAGCCATTGCGGGACCTGTAGGTTTTGTTATCGGATTGTATTCAGGTTTAGCCGTTGGTGCAATTGCCGATGTAAGTCGTTATGATTTTGAAGATGATTTTGTGAAAAAAGTAAGTAATCAAATGACTGTGGGTACCATTGCTATAATTGCTGAGGTAGGAGAAGACAGTTCCGTTTTTATTAATGAAGCTCTTGAACCTTATGCTTCGGAGATTATGAGAAGTGAAGCAGGAATAGAATTTGACGATTATGTAGATGAGCAAATTGAAGATATTGAAGATAAAATTGAAGATCAACGAGAAAAACTCAAAAAAGCTACTAAGGAAGAAAAGGTTAAAATAAAATCTAAAATAGCTGAATTGAAAGCAAAACGTAAATCCAAAATTACGGCATTGGAAACAAGAAGAAAACAGTTGCTAAAATCTATTAAAGATAAATCGGATGCTCGTTTAAAACAAATGGAAAATCGTTTGAAAGAATATGAACATTCTGTGACAAGTTCAATTGTAAAAGCTAGGAAAAATAGATTGAAAAAAAGAATTAAAAAAGAAGAAGAAAAATTATACCAATTGCATGCTGCACTAGGGGATGAATTTATGGATTGA
- a CDS encoding HdeD family acid-resistance protein has translation MSTSILSSAQTAVKNWWISLLIGILYIIAGVWVFQTPLESYVSLSIIFSVFIFVSGISQIALSISSKNEMPDWGWYLAGGILDLIIGVLLITHPLMTMAILPFYVGFWLLFQGFMAIGLSFQLKSVGTPSWGWLLFLGILTLLFSFLLLANPILAGVSIVYMTAMAFVTAGIFRIILAFNLKKIKNTFD, from the coding sequence ATGTCAACTTCAATTTTAAGTTCAGCACAAACTGCAGTAAAAAATTGGTGGATTTCGCTCTTAATAGGTATCCTATATATTATTGCAGGAGTTTGGGTGTTTCAAACACCATTAGAAAGTTATGTGTCATTAAGTATTATTTTTAGTGTATTTATCTTTGTTTCGGGTATATCTCAAATCGCATTATCTATTTCTAGTAAAAATGAGATGCCAGATTGGGGATGGTATTTGGCAGGTGGTATTCTAGATCTTATTATAGGTGTTTTATTAATAACGCACCCATTAATGACTATGGCTATATTACCTTTTTATGTAGGTTTTTGGCTACTATTTCAAGGTTTTATGGCAATTGGGTTATCATTTCAATTAAAATCAGTTGGAACACCCTCTTGGGGATGGTTACTATTTTTAGGGATTCTTACATTACTATTTTCATTTCTATTATTAGCAAATCCGATTTTAGCAGGGGTAAGTATTGTTTATATGACAGCAATGGCTTTTGTTACTGCTGGTATATTTAGAATAATATTAGCCTTTAATTTAAAAAAAATAAAAAATACTTTTGATTAA
- a CDS encoding oleate hydratase: MEKMKNKNPKDANVYLIGSGIASLACAVYLVKDAKVPGKNIHILEKDNILGGALDGSGNKDDGFVVRGGRMHEKHYTCYWDLLSYIPSYDDPKISVRDESFEFNEKFVSNGQARLLKNGEKIDVSSYGLSVKQQAEFLRLLFSSEKSLGNKRIEDWFDQAFFETNFWHIWTSMFAFQKWSSVAEMRRYMKRFIHLIDGLKRLGGVMRTKYNQYHSVVIPLKRYLDEYGVNFDLGHEVVDIDFNLSSDKKTATVLHLKDKDEIVLGKNDYVFITNGSITESTDNGAWDRPAKLKGIAASGSWKLWKKIAKKDDAFGNPSPFCDHIDLQKWYSFTVTLKDNTFHDYMENFSGNVDGTGGLVTLTDSNWMMSIVIARQPHFPNQPKEVKVFWGYGLYPDRKGNYINKTMAECTGKEILEELWYHLKVQDLMKPIVNSGKINCIPTAMPFIDSEFMPRDIGDRPQVIPDGATNFAFLGQFAEVPKDVVFTVEYSVRTAQTAVYGLFETDKKVMPVYDSIHKPKVLLKAIKAITG, translated from the coding sequence ATAGAAAAAATGAAAAATAAAAATCCAAAAGACGCAAATGTTTATTTAATAGGAAGCGGTATTGCTTCACTTGCGTGTGCCGTTTACCTTGTTAAAGATGCGAAGGTACCTGGAAAGAATATTCATATTTTAGAAAAGGACAATATACTCGGTGGTGCACTTGATGGTTCGGGTAATAAAGATGATGGTTTTGTAGTAAGGGGTGGTAGAATGCATGAAAAACATTATACCTGTTATTGGGATTTACTTTCTTATATACCTTCTTATGATGACCCTAAAATTTCTGTTAGAGATGAATCTTTTGAATTTAATGAAAAATTCGTTTCAAATGGACAGGCTCGATTATTAAAAAATGGAGAAAAAATTGACGTCTCATCTTACGGATTATCAGTAAAACAACAAGCAGAGTTTTTAAGACTCTTATTTTCTTCAGAAAAATCATTAGGTAATAAAAGAATAGAAGATTGGTTTGATCAAGCTTTTTTTGAAACTAATTTCTGGCATATCTGGACATCTATGTTTGCATTTCAAAAATGGAGTAGTGTTGCTGAAATGAGAAGATATATGAAGCGTTTTATTCATTTGATTGATGGATTAAAAAGATTAGGTGGCGTTATGCGAACCAAATACAATCAATACCATTCTGTGGTGATACCTTTAAAAAGATATTTAGATGAATATGGTGTGAATTTTGATTTAGGTCACGAGGTTGTAGATATAGATTTTAACCTCTCTTCAGATAAAAAAACAGCTACGGTATTGCATTTAAAAGATAAAGATGAAATAGTTTTAGGAAAAAATGACTATGTTTTTATTACCAATGGTTCTATTACAGAAAGTACGGATAATGGTGCATGGGATAGACCTGCTAAACTTAAAGGAATAGCAGCATCAGGATCATGGAAGTTGTGGAAAAAAATAGCTAAAAAAGACGATGCTTTTGGTAATCCAAGTCCTTTTTGTGACCATATCGATTTACAAAAATGGTATTCGTTTACAGTTACTTTAAAAGATAATACTTTTCATGATTATATGGAGAATTTTTCTGGTAATGTTGATGGTACAGGTGGTTTGGTAACCCTGACCGATTCTAATTGGATGATGTCTATTGTAATTGCACGTCAACCACATTTTCCTAATCAACCTAAGGAGGTTAAAGTATTCTGGGGGTACGGATTATATCCTGATCGTAAAGGTAACTACATTAATAAAACAATGGCAGAATGTACAGGTAAAGAAATTTTGGAAGAATTATGGTATCATTTAAAAGTTCAAGATTTAATGAAACCTATTGTAAATTCTGGTAAAATAAACTGTATACCTACAGCAATGCCATTCATAGATAGTGAGTTTATGCCTAGAGACATTGGAGATAGGCCACAAGTTATTCCTGATGGGGCAACAAATTTTGCATTTTTAGGTCAATTTGCAGAAGTGCCAAAAGATGTAGTGTTTACTGTAGAATATTCTGTAAGAACAGCTCAAACTGCTGTCTATGGATTATTTGAAACAGATAAAAAAGTGATGCCTGTTTATGATTCTATTCATAAACCAAAGGTATTATTAAAAGCTATTAAAGCTATTACTGGGTAG
- a CDS encoding DUF2238 domain-containing protein, giving the protein MKLYSGAITVIGHKLFWFVLVFAFLWINTLIGTTDIANWLIENTLTVIALLFLILTYKSYCFSNFSYFLIFVFLCLHVYGSEYTYAENPFGFWLQDQFHSSRNPYDRLVHFSFGLLLYYPLYECILKWLKLEKREAVILPILTILSASALYEIIEWLVADVFFVEQGISYLGTQGDVWDSQKDMAVAFFGNIMGALFYYIYRLNTQSVKVENR; this is encoded by the coding sequence ATGAAATTGTACAGTGGTGCTATAACTGTTATTGGACATAAGTTATTTTGGTTTGTACTTGTATTTGCGTTTTTATGGATAAACACATTAATAGGAACTACAGATATTGCCAATTGGCTTATAGAAAATACCCTAACAGTTATAGCATTACTTTTTTTAATTCTTACTTATAAATCGTATTGTTTTAGCAATTTTAGTTATTTCTTAATCTTTGTTTTTTTATGCTTGCATGTTTATGGTTCTGAATATACCTATGCAGAGAATCCATTTGGGTTTTGGCTTCAAGACCAATTTCATTCTTCCAGAAACCCTTATGACAGGCTCGTACATTTTAGTTTCGGGTTGTTATTGTATTATCCATTGTACGAGTGTATTTTAAAATGGCTGAAACTTGAAAAAAGAGAAGCAGTTATACTCCCTATTTTAACAATTCTTTCGGCAAGTGCATTATATGAAATTATAGAATGGCTTGTAGCCGATGTCTTTTTTGTTGAACAGGGCATTTCATATTTAGGAACTCAAGGTGATGTGTGGGATTCTCAAAAGGATATGGCAGTAGCTTTTTTTGGCAACATAATGGGAGCACTATTTTATTATATATATAGATTGAATACTCAGTCAGTCAAGGTCGAAAACAGGTAA
- a CDS encoding ferredoxin reductase family protein, which translates to MLRKIKIALWIILIGLTGLWILANMPLPDAMTGKAVRDLFIQYSGIIGIGVMSIAMVLALRPVWLELILGGLDKSYRLHKWLGVIGLGASIFHWIAAKAPHWLSSLGLIEGRRGRGHGDGANSASDSLNQVQAFFDGLHGPAKFIGEWAFYGLVLLIVLALIKRFPYRLFAKTHTIIAVVYLILVFHTVVLLDFASWTQPLGIVMGMLLSAGVVSAILVLTRQVGKRRKVEGTIEEQHYFPKMKVLETLILLKEGWKGHKSGQFAFVTFDSKEGQHPYTIASDWDANNPRIMFITKALGDYTNHLPEKLNIGDKAIVEGPYGCFTFDDNAKRQIWIGGGIGITPFIARMKHLAHNRASQPIDLFHCTSELEPDALKKLTADAAAANVNLHVIIDSRDGQLTGEKLRTIVPDWKSASVWFCGPVGFGKALHKDFLKNGLPTKNFHQELFGMR; encoded by the coding sequence ATGCTTAGAAAGATCAAAATCGCATTGTGGATAATTCTCATAGGATTAACGGGTTTATGGATATTGGCAAATATGCCTTTACCAGATGCAATGACAGGAAAAGCGGTACGTGATTTATTCATTCAATATTCTGGTATTATTGGTATTGGAGTAATGAGTATCGCTATGGTACTTGCACTTCGTCCAGTATGGCTAGAACTCATACTTGGTGGGTTAGATAAATCGTATAGACTTCACAAATGGTTAGGAGTTATTGGGTTGGGAGCTTCTATTTTTCATTGGATTGCTGCGAAAGCCCCACATTGGTTATCAAGCCTTGGGTTGATAGAGGGGAGACGTGGCCGTGGTCATGGAGATGGAGCAAATTCAGCATCAGATTCACTCAATCAGGTTCAGGCGTTTTTTGATGGTCTACATGGGCCTGCCAAGTTTATTGGTGAATGGGCATTCTATGGGCTCGTTCTTTTAATTGTATTGGCCTTAATAAAACGATTCCCTTATCGGCTTTTTGCAAAGACCCACACGATCATCGCAGTGGTGTATCTCATTTTGGTATTTCACACAGTGGTGCTATTAGATTTTGCTTCATGGACACAGCCATTGGGCATTGTAATGGGTATGTTGTTATCAGCAGGTGTAGTCTCGGCTATTCTTGTGTTGACACGTCAGGTTGGTAAGCGACGAAAAGTGGAAGGTACTATAGAGGAACAACATTATTTTCCTAAAATGAAGGTGTTGGAAACCTTAATTTTGCTCAAAGAGGGATGGAAAGGACACAAGAGTGGTCAATTTGCTTTTGTTACTTTTGATAGTAAAGAAGGGCAACACCCTTATACTATTGCCTCAGACTGGGATGCAAATAATCCTCGTATTATGTTTATTACCAAGGCACTGGGTGATTACACAAACCACTTACCTGAAAAGCTAAATATTGGTGACAAAGCAATTGTCGAAGGACCTTATGGCTGCTTTACTTTTGATGATAATGCTAAACGTCAAATCTGGATTGGTGGTGGTATTGGTATTACACCATTTATTGCTAGAATGAAACACCTCGCTCATAATCGAGCATCTCAACCAATTGATTTATTTCATTGCACCTCTGAACTGGAACCTGATGCATTGAAGAAATTAACTGCGGATGCTGCAGCCGCCAATGTGAACTTACATGTGATAATTGACAGTAGAGATGGTCAGTTAACTGGAGAAAAGTTACGTACAATAGTGCCAGACTGGAAGTCGGCCAGTGTTTGGTTTTGTGGTCCCGTTGGTTTTGGAAAAGCATTACATAAAGACTTTTTGAAAAACGGATTACCTACTAAGAATTTTCATCAAGAGCTTTTTGGCATGCGTTAA
- a CDS encoding TspO/MBR family protein gives MIYRLILFLVLNFAALGVGGFLAGNGASSDWYAHIDKAPWTPPGWVFGFAWVTIMICFSFYLAYLWPEIENKNLLIGLLVVQYLLNMAWNPTFFYYHYVLAGLLVLIGLAFVVGVFLFFYWPELKLKSILIIPYFIWLLIATSLNGYVLFKNQIII, from the coding sequence ATGATTTATAGACTGATACTATTCTTAGTACTTAATTTTGCAGCACTTGGTGTTGGAGGATTTTTAGCAGGCAATGGAGCTTCTTCTGATTGGTATGCACATATTGACAAAGCTCCGTGGACACCACCAGGTTGGGTCTTTGGCTTTGCATGGGTTACGATCATGATATGTTTTAGTTTTTACTTAGCCTATTTATGGCCAGAAATTGAAAACAAAAATCTACTCATTGGTTTATTAGTCGTACAGTATTTATTGAACATGGCATGGAATCCGACATTCTTCTATTATCATTATGTTCTGGCAGGCCTATTGGTTTTAATTGGACTTGCATTTGTTGTCGGAGTCTTTTTATTTTTTTATTGGCCAGAGTTAAAATTAAAATCGATATTGATAATTCCTTATTTTATTTGGTTATTAATTGCAACGTCACTCAATGGGTACGTCTTATTTAAAAATCAAATTATTATATAA
- a CDS encoding BON domain-containing protein — translation MRTDSSIKRDVLDELIWQPSIDETQIGVVVKNGVVTLTGVVDSYMKKQEVEKAAKSVLGVKAVAEDIEVKYGTASHTSDSEIAAAAVKALKWNITVPEKKIEVKVEDGWVYLTGEVVWDFEKNSAKNAVKNIPGVKYVVNNITLKNNIDAINIKEKIKKAFERSADIDSKSITVSAEGHNVKLTGKVHSLKEKDEARKTAFYAPGVYTVDNELEVVY, via the coding sequence ATGAGAACAGATTCAAGTATTAAAAGAGATGTTTTGGATGAATTAATATGGCAACCAAGCATTGATGAAACTCAAATTGGGGTTGTTGTAAAAAATGGTGTTGTAACACTTACTGGGGTTGTAGATAGTTACATGAAAAAACAAGAGGTAGAAAAAGCCGCAAAAAGTGTGTTAGGTGTAAAAGCAGTAGCTGAAGATATTGAAGTTAAATATGGTACAGCTTCACATACATCAGATTCAGAAATTGCAGCCGCAGCAGTAAAAGCATTAAAATGGAATATTACAGTACCTGAGAAAAAAATAGAGGTAAAAGTTGAAGATGGCTGGGTTTATCTTACAGGTGAAGTAGTATGGGATTTTGAGAAAAATTCAGCGAAAAATGCTGTTAAAAATATTCCCGGTGTTAAATATGTGGTAAATAATATTACGCTTAAAAATAATATAGATGCTATCAATATTAAAGAAAAGATCAAAAAAGCATTTGAACGTTCTGCAGATATTGATTCGAAAAGTATTACCGTAAGTGCCGAAGGTCATAATGTGAAGTTAACAGGAAAGGTACATTCATTAAAAGAAAAAGATGAAGCTAGAAAAACGGCGTTTTATGCACCTGGAGTATACACTGTAGATAATGAATTAGAAGTTGTGTATTAG